Proteins from one Microbacterium proteolyticum genomic window:
- a CDS encoding DUF4190 domain-containing protein gives MTVANDSVEVEVPSSRRVPMTELEPGIVAVLGIGASVVGVFVGVLTANLLFAYMMLCLPVALVLLFGAFVPSKSTSRPVPGKYGIALPVAALILSVVGSLLGIVLGHVSRHIIRAHGGDGGKIALAACVVGYAALFLQIAVVLWLATAVLRA, from the coding sequence ATGACGGTTGCCAACGACTCCGTCGAAGTCGAAGTTCCATCGTCGCGCCGCGTTCCCATGACCGAGCTCGAGCCAGGGATCGTGGCAGTCCTGGGCATCGGTGCCAGCGTGGTCGGGGTGTTCGTCGGCGTCCTGACAGCGAACCTGCTGTTCGCCTACATGATGCTGTGCCTTCCCGTCGCGCTGGTGCTCCTCTTCGGTGCGTTCGTGCCGAGCAAGAGCACCAGCCGGCCCGTTCCAGGCAAGTACGGCATCGCGCTCCCGGTCGCGGCACTCATCCTGAGCGTCGTCGGCAGCCTGCTCGGGATCGTGCTCGGTCACGTCAGCCGTCACATCATCCGCGCCCACGGCGGTGACGGCGGAAAGATCGCCCTGGCCGCGTGCGTCGTCGGCTATGCCGCGCTGTTTCTCCAGATCGCAGTTGTCCTGTGGTTGGCGACCGCCGTTCTGCGGGCATAG
- a CDS encoding histone-like nucleoid-structuring protein Lsr2, translating to MATRQIAQVIDDLDGTTLDEGEGKQITFSIEGRSYEIDLSEKNADKFYAAFAPYVDAARPIGSPSRRTTPARASRAKSDLDLNAIREWARANGHSVSDRGRIAGPIIEAYQAAQA from the coding sequence ATGGCTACGCGACAGATTGCTCAGGTTATCGACGACCTCGATGGCACCACCCTCGATGAGGGAGAAGGAAAGCAGATCACCTTCTCGATCGAAGGTCGCTCCTACGAAATCGACCTGTCCGAGAAGAACGCCGACAAGTTCTACGCCGCATTTGCTCCCTACGTCGATGCCGCCCGCCCGATCGGTTCCCCGAGTCGCCGCACCACCCCGGCCCGTGCTTCGCGCGCGAAGAGCGACCTCGACCTCAACGCCATCCGCGAGTGGGCGCGGGCCAACGGTCACTCCGTGAGCGACCGTGGACGCATCGCGGGACCCATCATTGAGGCTTACCAGGCTGCACAGGCCTGA
- a CDS encoding three-helix bundle dimerization domain-containing protein, translating to MEKQSPDPDAAISEIIERLEERYPQIAPAEVRAAVEAARQHFARARVKDFVPLFIERDARARIERPVT from the coding sequence GTGGAGAAGCAGTCGCCCGATCCCGACGCCGCGATCAGCGAGATCATCGAACGCCTTGAGGAGCGCTATCCGCAGATCGCGCCCGCCGAGGTTCGTGCCGCGGTCGAAGCCGCCCGGCAACATTTTGCTCGCGCGAGGGTGAAGGACTTCGTCCCACTGTTCATCGAACGCGACGCGCGGGCACGTATCGAGAGGCCCGTCACCTGA